The Amycolatopsis mongoliensis genome includes a window with the following:
- a CDS encoding SIR2 family NAD-dependent protein deacylase, translated as MEPFDRIRGARLIGVLTGAGISTASGIPDYRGPDGVWTRSPNAVNAFTLENFLADAEVRREFWRSYTGHAVWTAEPNAAHRALADLDGSGAAVRVLTQNVDGLHQKAGLAARKVLELHGSMHTTRCIRCPVRLPTTEVLARGEEDPHCPGCGGILKPDVVLFGQALDGETLSRARNVAAASEVFLAIGSSLQVEPAASLCTIAAECGATLVIVNHQPTPYDEYAAFVLRDDIETVVPQLCAAVRGRE; from the coding sequence ATGGAGCCTTTCGACCGGATCCGCGGTGCCCGGCTGATCGGTGTGCTGACCGGTGCGGGCATCTCCACCGCGTCCGGCATCCCCGACTACCGCGGTCCCGACGGCGTCTGGACGCGTTCGCCGAATGCGGTCAACGCCTTCACGCTCGAGAACTTCCTGGCCGACGCCGAAGTGCGCCGGGAGTTCTGGCGCAGCTACACCGGCCACGCGGTCTGGACCGCCGAGCCGAACGCGGCCCACCGCGCCCTCGCGGACCTGGACGGTTCGGGGGCCGCCGTGCGCGTGCTCACCCAGAACGTCGACGGCCTGCACCAGAAAGCCGGCCTCGCCGCGCGCAAGGTCCTCGAGCTGCACGGCTCCATGCACACCACGCGGTGCATCCGCTGCCCGGTGCGGCTCCCGACCACCGAAGTGCTGGCTCGCGGCGAAGAAGACCCGCACTGTCCCGGATGCGGTGGGATCCTCAAGCCCGACGTCGTCCTCTTCGGACAGGCACTGGACGGGGAAACCCTCAGCCGCGCCCGCAACGTGGCCGCGGCGAGCGAGGTCTTCCTGGCCATCGGCAGCTCGCTGCAGGTGGAACCGGCCGCGTCGCTGTGCACGATCGCCGCGGAGTGCGGCGCGACGCTGGTGATCGTCAACCACCAGCCGACGCCGTACGACGAGTACGCCGCGTTCGTGCTGCGGGACGACATCGAGACGGTGGTCCCGCAGCTCTGCGCGGCGGTGCGGGGTCGTGAGTGA